In the Armatimonas rosea genome, CGGGAATAAATCCGATGGCAAATCTGGGCGGCGGCTTCGGCCCCGGCTTTGGTGGCGGGGGGGGCTTTGGTGGTGGTGGGCTCTCCGCGCGCCAGAGACGGCAGCTTAGCGGTGGGGGCTCGGGCGCGCTTCGGCCACCCGGGGTCGATGCCATCTATGCACTGGCCAATGGAACCCTCTTGGTGCAGGGAGACAAGGCGGAGATCGAGGAGCTTGCACGACGCCTGAAGACCATTGATGTTCCTACCCCAACCCTGGAGTGCCGGATTGAGGTGGTGGCTGTGGGGACAGGCAAGGGACGACGCACCACGCTGCTCTCGGCGGTGGAGTCGGGCAAGTGTGGTAGGGAGATCACGGCGCTGAGCAAGTTCTCCGGGACACCCGCGCAGACATCACGGATCGAGGTGGCCCTTGTGGCGACACCGCTTGGCGATAACTACTTCGAGGTGGAGTCGCGCTGGGAGGCATCGGTTCCGCTCCTCGGGCCCCAGAAAGGCCAGCTCATTCGGCTGGAGAAGAGCTTCAGCAATACACGTCGGGTCCGGGCAGGCGAGATCGTGATGTTTGGTGGGGTGGTACTTAAGGAAGAACAAGGCGCGGTCAAAGGCGGGCAAGAGGTGCTCTTTTTTCTGACGCTCAAGCCGCTCTAACTGCTACAATAGGCTCATGTGGCGATGGCAACAGAAACTGATCCGGGTGGCGGTCTACACCGACACCGGCACGAGCAAGGACCTCTCGGCGGTGCTCAAGGCGCTGGCGGCGTTCCCCGAGCTGGCGGTAGAGACTCTCAAGGTCAAGGATATTCAGGCTGGGCGGCTCTCTGAGTTTGCGCTGGTGGTCTTCCCCGGCGGCTCGGGCGGCGGGGAGGGCAAGGCACTCGGGGACGAGGGGCGGGAAAAAGTGCGGCAGTTTGTCCGTGAGGGCAAGGGCTATATCGGGATCTGCGCGGGGGCGTATCTTGCCAGCAGCGACTATCCCTGGTCGCTGAACCTGCTCAATGCCAAGGTCCTGGACAAGCAGCACTGGGCACGGGGCAATGGGACGGTCGAGATTCGCCTCTCCGACGACGGCAAGACGGTGCTCAAGCGTCCCGAGAGCGCGTCAGTGCGTATCGCCTACCGCCAGGGGCCGCTGCTGGCACCGGCGGGGAAGCCCGGTCTGCCGCCTTATAAAGAGCTGGCGACCTATGTCGGGGAGGTGGCGCTCAAGGGCGCACCCAAGGGAGTCATGCCCGGCACGACGGCGATCGCGGCGGGGGAGTTTGGCAAGGGGCGCGTGCTCTGCTTCAGCCCGCACCCGGAGAAGACCCCCGGGCTAGAGGACTTCTTGCGCCACGCCATCGCCTGGATCCAGCAGGCTCCGTAGGTGCACGATCTGCGGTGTCTGCGGGAGCTGGGCGAGCTGCTGCCGTAGCTCCGGGCTCTGGCTGTCCAAGGCACGAGCGAGGCGGGCGAGGGCGCGGAAGTGCCGGTGCCAGCCGTCGAAGGCTAGCCGCCGCAAGAGAACGCCACAGACACGGTCTTGCTGGCTCGGGGAGAGCGCTCCGGCGCGGAGGAGCTGCCGCAGCAGGTGCGCGACATGGGGGCGGAACTTGAGCTGGGTCTCCAGCTCCTCCACCAAGGGCTCAGGATCGACCGGCTTGCCGTCTTTGTGGCGCTGGAGCGCGAGGGAGAGCTCGGTGGAGGGCATGCCGATATGGCGGAAGAGGTCCCAGTAGCTGCGGTGCACCGCCTCAAAGTGCGTGTAGGCAGCGTCGGAGTCGAGGCGGTGGAGGGTGGCGTTGCGCCACTCGTGGTAGAGCGCTTTTCCCCGGTCGTGCTGTGCCAGCCACGCCTCCCGCCGGCCGAGGGCCTGCTCGCGATCTAGGGCGTGGCGGTCTCGGTCGGCGGCAAGGCGCTCTTTCTTCTGGCTACGACTCTCCGGAAGGCGTTTCTTTAGCTTCACCCACCGGTAGTTTACCCCGAAGCTCGGCCACAAAGGTAGTGTAGTCGTCGGGGGAGGCAAACGCGCGCCGAGGGATAAGGAGGCTCTCTATCCCCAGCTTGCCAAGGCGCACCACCAGCACCCGCTCCAGCTCGATCAGCTCGGTGAGGGAGTCCCAGTAGTGGAGAATCTCGCGCTTGGCAGAGGGCTCGGCGACCCGTAGGCCGCCCAGCTCCAGGGTGACGGTCTTGAGCTGGCGCAGCTCCTCGGGCACCTGCTCTCCCGCCTTCTCCGACATCTCCAGGCGCCGACGCCATGTCGCACGCT is a window encoding:
- a CDS encoding BPL-N domain-containing protein; protein product: MWRWQQKLIRVAVYTDTGTSKDLSAVLKALAAFPELAVETLKVKDIQAGRLSEFALVVFPGGSGGGEGKALGDEGREKVRQFVREGKGYIGICAGAYLASSDYPWSLNLLNAKVLDKQHWARGNGTVEIRLSDDGKTVLKRPESASVRIAYRQGPLLAPAGKPGLPPYKELATYVGEVALKGAPKGVMPGTTAIAAGEFGKGRVLCFSPHPEKTPGLEDFLRHAIAWIQQAP
- a CDS encoding YcxB family protein translates to MTVTFEQNLQDIYDWIEHQRSKRKREYPLRAIITLVIIGYGFLQRGQDAIAWVLIAIAISLAAGPLLEPWQRATWRRRLEMSEKAGEQVPEELRQLKTVTLELGGLRVAEPSAKREILHYWDSLTELIELERVLVVRLGKLGIESLLIPRRAFASPDDYTTFVAELRGKLPVGEAKETPSGES